The window GATTAATTGATGCATTTGAAAAAGTTGTAGAATACTGTATAGATGGAATAAAAAGCACATTAAAAGATTTAAACATCAAAATGAACCTATTTAAATGGGAAAGTACATTTTTAAGAAATGGTGGAGTAGCAAATGTACTAGAAAAACTACAACCATTCACAATACAAAAAGACATACTATACTTACCACTTGAAAAATATGGAATAGATAAAGAATTAGTACTAAGACGATCTAATGGAACATCATTATATGTAACCAGGGATCTTGCATATCATCAATATAAAACAAAAAACAGTGACATATCACTAGATATACTAGGAGCAGACCATAAACTAGCAGCAAAACAACTAAGCATAGCATTAGACTTATCAGATAACAGACCACCTGAAGTAGTATTTTATGAATTTATAGATCTACCAGAAGGTTCAATGTCAACAAGACGTGGAGTATTCATATCAGTAGATGAATTTATTGAAGAATCAATACAACATGCAAAAGATGAAATACTAAGACGAGATCTAGATTTAACAGAAAAACAAGTAGATGAAGTAGCACGAATCATAGGAATAGGATCAATAAGATTCTACATAAATCAAATATCACCAGAAAAACCAATCACATTTAAATGGGAAGAAGCACTAAGCTTTGAAAGAGGATGTGCATCAATACAATATGCACACGCACGAGCATGTAAACTACTATCAAAAGTAGATAACTATGATGAATATGAAGAAGTAATCTGTGATTATGAACTTGATGATGAAGAAAAAGAACTAATTAAAGAATTATCCAGATTTACTGAAATAATCAGACAATCAGCAGAAGAAAGACGTGTACATCATCTAGCAGAATACACATTAAGTTTATCTAAAGCATTTAACAAATTCTACAAATCACAACAAGTAATAGGATCAGAACATGAAAAACTAAGAATTAAACTAGTAGATGCATCTAGAATAACACTTAAAAACTCACTAAAACTACTAGGAATTAAAGCACCACAATTCATGTAAAACTACTCTTCTTTTTTTAGTTAAAAAGAAAAATTTACATTTCCTTCTTCTTACTCCCTTTTTTTATCTTATTTTTTTTAATACTATTTTTTATCTAAAGATAATATTTTTATAATTCATATTAACCCCTTTTTTTAGTAAAACTTTTAATTGTGTGTTGTAGGCTTTTAAACTATAATTAATATAATAGTAATAATAAATATAATAACCAATAATATTTAAAGCAACATAACTGCAAATATGAAAACATCTTATTTTAATAAATGGAGGAATAATTAGAGATGCGAACCTTAATGATACATTCTGACTATTTACGTTATAAAACTCGGAGTAAAACTAAAATAGCTGAAGATATTGATGATGAAAAAAGAGCAGCAGGAGTAGATAATGCACTTGTAGCATTCATTGCTGTTGAAGAAGATGATGAACAAAATCCTGATGTAATTGTACAAAAGGCTGTAAATGAAATACTTAATGTACAAAACAAGGTAAATGCAGATAATATTGTAATTTATCCATATGCTCATCTTAGCTCATCATTATCAAATCCTAAAGTTGCAACACAAATACTTAAAGATATTGAAACAAAACTTATTGAAAATAACCAAGCAGTACTACGTGTACCATTCGGATGGTATAAGTCATTTGAACTTTCATGTAAAGGACATCCACTATCAGAATTATCACGTACAATAACAGTAGATCCAGTAGCAGAAACAGAAGAAGAAACAATTAAAGTAGATGATGGTGAAGAGGAAGAAGAACCAAATACCATGCTCATACTTGAAGAAGATGGACAAACATATCCTGTAGATGATTACAATTACAAAACAAAAACACTAAAACAATTAATTGATCATGAATTAGGAAAATCCAAAGATACAGGAAAACAACCACCACACGTACGATTAATGAAAGAAAAAGAACTAGCAAGTAATGAACCATCAGCAGATGTAGGACACATCCGTTGGTATCCAAAAGGAAAACTTGTAAAAGATCTCTTATCTGATTATGTATATAATCTTGTAGTAGAACGTGGAGCAATGCCTGTTGAAACACCTGTAATGTATGATTTAGCTGATACTGCAATACGAGAACATGCAGCAAAATTCGGAGAAAGACAATACAGATTAAAAACTAAACACCGAGAATTAATGTTAAGATTTGCATGTTGCTTCGGAGCATTTAGAATTCTAGCAGACTCATTCTTTACATGGAAAAATATGCCTGTAGGAATCTATGAACTTTCAACATTTAGTTTTAGATTTGAAAGACAAGGAGAAGTAGTTGGACTTAAAAGACTACGAGCATTTACAATGCCTGATTTCCACAGTGTATGTCTTGATGATGAACATGCACGTGAAATATTTGCAAAACAAGTAGATATGTGTGCAAAAACAGAAGCAGATCTTGAAGTAAACTATGAAATAGCATTTAGAGTAACACGTGACTTCTATGCAGAAAACGAAGATTGGGTAAAACAAATAGTACGTGAAAACATAAAAAGACCAGTACTTCTTGAAATTTTACCAAAAATGAAACACTACTGGAATGCAAAAGTAGACTTTGCAGCAATAGATGATCTTGGAAGACCAATAGAAAATCCAACAGTACAAATGGATATTCAATCAGCAAGAAGATTTGGAATCACATATCTTGATGAAAATGAGGAACAAAAATATCCAACAATACTCCACTGTAGTCCAACAGGAAGTATTGAACGTGTAATTTGTAGTTTACTTGAAAAAACTTCAACAGATAAAGGAGCAAAACCATCACTACCACTATGGCTTGCACCAACACAAGTACGTATAATACCAGTAACAGATGATCATTTATCTTATGCTGAAGGTATCTATGAACAAATAAAAGATTTAAACATCCGTGTAGATATAGATGATACACAAGAAAGATTAGGTAAAAAAATCAGAAATGCTGGAAAAGAATGGATTCCATACACAATAGTAGTGGGAGATAATGAAGTAGAATCAAATACTATTACAGTAAATAGAAGAATGGATGATACCAAAGAAGAAATAAGTGTAGAACAGTTAGCTGATGAAATACATGAATTAACAAAAGGTATGCCATTTAGACAATTACCACTACCATGCATGGTATCAAAACGTGTAAAATTCTAGGAAAGTTAGGAGGATAATTATCTTTATACTCCTTTCTCTTTTTTTATCTTTCTAAAACCTAATTTTTTTACTTTTTTTTCTATTTAAATTGATTAAATAAATTTTTTTTTAAACATTAACTTATAACTTATAACTTCTATTTTTAAAAAAAATTAAAATAAGAAAAATTCTAAAACTACTTTTTAGTACATATTATTAGTGGTGCTTTTGTTCTTTGACTTGTTATTGATTGTAGGTTATTTATTTGTTTTTCTGGATCTTCATATTCTATATTAAATCCTGCAAAATGACACATGTGAAGTAAATCTTTTCCATATACTTTAATTGTATCATGATTTCCCATGAAAAACCGTCTATATTCACGGTTATATTCTGGTGCTTCTATTTTATATTCTAAGTCCAGATCAGTTGTTTCTTTGATGAGTAGTTTTCCTGATGATTTAAGTATTCGATTAAACTCCCTGAGTATTTTAAAGTCATCTACTTGTCGGTCAAGGAAATGATTTGATATTATAAAATCAACACTTTTATCTTGAATTTTTTGAAGCTTATCTAAGTATTCATTGTTTGTTGTTTTTAGTTTTGTTTTTTGTATAAATCCTTTTTCTGGTATATTTTTGTTGTAGTTTTTATATTTTTTAAATTTATTTTCCATAGCTTCTGATGAATTAAAATTTAGTATTATACTATCTTCATTTATATCAAAGTATATTTCATTATATATTAATCTATCATCACCACGTGAATAACAATTTAAGCATACATAATCATGTGTACTGCCTGTATCTTTAAATCTTTCAGGATTTTCATTTTCACATAAACTACAGTAATTTTTACGTGTTTGTAGGTTTATTTTTGGATCTTCTTCTATATTTTTAATATTATTTTTTGGTTTTTCAGGTTTTATTCCTATATATACTGGTTCATCTGATAGTAGATAGTATATCATATCATCTTTTGGTATTTTCTTTTCTATATTTTTTATTGTGTCAAATCCTGTATCTTCTAAGTCTTTATATACATTTTCTATACCAAAGTATCTTAGATGATCAAATTGTCTGTAGTATCTTGATCTTAGTTCTGGTGTGTTTATTTGTGGAAATTCAAATGTTTTTGGTATGTCAAGTGATGGTATTAAAAATATGATTTTTCCACCTGGTTTTAACACTCTGTATATTTCACGTAAAGCTTTAGGATAATCTGGTACATGTTCTAGTACATGTTTTGATAGTATTAGATCAAATGTGTTATCAGGGTATGGTATTTCTTCAAGATTTATTATTTCATCAACTTGTGGCATTTGTTGTATATCTGATGATGTGTAGTTATCATGATATTGGCTTTTAAAACGCTTATATAATGATGTTGTTGGTGAAGTTTGTAATATTCGTATATCATCATGTTTTAGATAGTCTGTGTAGTGTTCAAGTACATAGTATAATAAGCGTGTTCTTTTTAGTGCATAGCAGTTTGGACATTTTTGTTTTGTATTTGTATTTCTAGTTTTATATGGTAGAAATTCATATTCTGATTCATAGCCACATATGTTACACTTGATTGTCTTGTTTTCATCGAGTTTTTTGCAGTTATGTTCTTTTTGAAATGCAATTA of the Methanosphaera cuniculi genome contains:
- a CDS encoding threonine--tRNA ligase → MRTLMIHSDYLRYKTRSKTKIAEDIDDEKRAAGVDNALVAFIAVEEDDEQNPDVIVQKAVNEILNVQNKVNADNIVIYPYAHLSSSLSNPKVATQILKDIETKLIENNQAVLRVPFGWYKSFELSCKGHPLSELSRTITVDPVAETEEETIKVDDGEEEEEPNTMLILEEDGQTYPVDDYNYKTKTLKQLIDHELGKSKDTGKQPPHVRLMKEKELASNEPSADVGHIRWYPKGKLVKDLLSDYVYNLVVERGAMPVETPVMYDLADTAIREHAAKFGERQYRLKTKHRELMLRFACCFGAFRILADSFFTWKNMPVGIYELSTFSFRFERQGEVVGLKRLRAFTMPDFHSVCLDDEHAREIFAKQVDMCAKTEADLEVNYEIAFRVTRDFYAENEDWVKQIVRENIKRPVLLEILPKMKHYWNAKVDFAAIDDLGRPIENPTVQMDIQSARRFGITYLDENEEQKYPTILHCSPTGSIERVICSLLEKTSTDKGAKPSLPLWLAPTQVRIIPVTDDHLSYAEGIYEQIKDLNIRVDIDDTQERLGKKIRNAGKEWIPYTIVVGDNEVESNTITVNRRMDDTKEEISVEQLADEIHELTKGMPFRQLPLPCMVSKRVKF
- the argS gene encoding arginine--tRNA ligase, which codes for MYTKLKNELKESIEESLAKQRITLDDEITFEEPPNPEMGDISTNVAFTLAQKLKKSPVEIAENIKQHIRLPLYFKKVETKGPYINFFINYTLFATKMVNYIDQNYGELPEKEQRILLEHTSANPNGPLHVGHLRNSILGDSLKRILQHAGYKVEAQYYVNDMGRQIAIIVWGMNKFNLKLDDDKKPDHAIGEVYFQANQKLEETPEYNKEIDDILYEYEQGENARLIDAFEKVVEYCIDGIKSTLKDLNIKMNLFKWESTFLRNGGVANVLEKLQPFTIQKDILYLPLEKYGIDKELVLRRSNGTSLYVTRDLAYHQYKTKNSDISLDILGADHKLAAKQLSIALDLSDNRPPEVVFYEFIDLPEGSMSTRRGVFISVDEFIEESIQHAKDEILRRDLDLTEKQVDEVARIIGIGSIRFYINQISPEKPITFKWEEALSFERGCASIQYAHARACKLLSKVDNYDEYEEVICDYELDDEEKELIKELSRFTEIIRQSAEERRVHHLAEYTLSLSKAFNKFYKSQQVIGSEHEKLRIKLVDASRITLKNSLKLLGIKAPQFM
- a CDS encoding methyltransferase domain-containing protein, which encodes MNEHIDSRQVEKIIAFQKEHNCKKLDENKTIKCNICGYESEYEFLPYKTRNTNTKQKCPNCYALKRTRLLYYVLEHYTDYLKHDDIRILQTSPTTSLYKRFKSQYHDNYTSSDIQQMPQVDEIINLEEIPYPDNTFDLILSKHVLEHVPDYPKALREIYRVLKPGGKIIFLIPSLDIPKTFEFPQINTPELRSRYYRQFDHLRYFGIENVYKDLEDTGFDTIKNIEKKIPKDDMIYYLLSDEPVYIGIKPEKPKNNIKNIEEDPKINLQTRKNYCSLCENENPERFKDTGSTHDYVCLNCYSRGDDRLIYNEIYFDINEDSIILNFNSSEAMENKFKKYKNYNKNIPEKGFIQKTKLKTTNNEYLDKLQKIQDKSVDFIISNHFLDRQVDDFKILREFNRILKSSGKLLIKETTDLDLEYKIEAPEYNREYRRFFMGNHDTIKVYGKDLLHMCHFAGFNIEYEDPEKQINNLQSITSQRTKAPLIICTKK